The following coding sequences are from one Bacteroidota bacterium window:
- a CDS encoding DUF4080 domain-containing protein encodes MEVLLTTLNAKYIHMNLAIRLLYELNKENKGLDWKEFTIKEDKDEIATYCSKYDVVAFSCYIWNITPTLDVAKKIKQLHPNCKILLGGPEVSYEYENIISLPEIDYIIVGEGEIPFTEFLSHFPAIETVPGLVWKKEGKATENPAPPMFDLKHFATINPYINDNPEELYNKVCYIETSRGCPYKCEFCLASLDNKVRYLPNDNIKSNLLYLMQHGRTIKFLDRTFNIKKDFTIDIFKFILEHHQPGNVFQFEITADIVHPEIIKFIDEHVPKGLFRFEIGIQTVNQKANLEVSRKQNFEKTKSIIQQLDHKIEMHLDLIVGLALDYWEDIKYSFEEVFKLYAPELQLGFLKFLKGTPLRNKYEQHGFQFDPNPPYQIIESNYLSKEQLHKITVVEHALEVYWNKKRAPNTLKYITEKSSIFDFLLGLGLHFETKRDFHKFSLNDIYDILHEFVAIAHPDDLILKELITIDYYLHHKVKPQTLYIDEIERSEKSKLISDNNLNHHKYRYIILPVHFDYRKFIDTNTIEKRNTNIIIQYDGVNKSEVIYEMMELKK; translated from the coding sequence ATGGAAGTACTACTCACAACACTCAACGCAAAATACATCCACATGAACCTGGCAATTCGTTTGTTATACGAATTGAATAAGGAGAACAAGGGATTAGACTGGAAAGAGTTTACCATTAAAGAAGACAAAGACGAAATTGCAACATATTGTAGCAAATATGATGTTGTTGCATTCAGTTGCTACATCTGGAACATCACTCCAACACTTGATGTTGCAAAAAAAATTAAACAACTTCACCCAAACTGCAAAATACTCTTGGGCGGCCCAGAAGTTAGCTACGAGTATGAAAACATCATTTCACTTCCTGAAATTGACTATATCATTGTAGGAGAAGGAGAAATCCCTTTCACAGAATTCCTTTCTCACTTTCCTGCTATCGAAACGGTTCCGGGATTGGTATGGAAAAAAGAAGGAAAAGCAACAGAAAATCCTGCTCCTCCGATGTTTGACCTTAAACATTTTGCTACTATCAATCCCTATATTAACGACAATCCGGAAGAATTATATAACAAAGTTTGTTATATCGAAACATCGCGAGGCTGCCCGTATAAATGTGAATTTTGTTTAGCCAGTTTGGATAATAAAGTACGTTATCTGCCTAATGATAACATCAAATCTAACTTATTGTATTTAATGCAACATGGCAGAACGATTAAATTTTTAGATCGTACGTTCAATATCAAAAAAGATTTTACAATTGATATTTTCAAATTTATTTTGGAACATCACCAACCAGGCAATGTTTTCCAATTTGAGATTACTGCCGACATTGTGCATCCTGAAATTATTAAATTCATTGATGAACATGTTCCAAAAGGTCTCTTCCGTTTCGAAATTGGGATACAAACAGTTAATCAAAAAGCGAATCTGGAAGTAAGCAGAAAACAAAATTTTGAAAAAACGAAAAGTATCATCCAACAATTAGATCATAAAATCGAGATGCATCTTGATTTAATTGTTGGCTTAGCGTTGGATTATTGGGAAGACATTAAATACAGTTTTGAGGAAGTATTTAAATTATATGCCCCCGAATTGCAATTAGGATTCCTAAAGTTTTTAAAAGGAACGCCTCTCCGAAATAAATACGAACAACATGGTTTTCAATTCGACCCGAATCCACCTTATCAAATCATTGAGAGCAATTATCTCAGTAAGGAACAACTGCATAAAATAACAGTAGTAGAGCATGCTTTAGAAGTGTATTGGAATAAAAAAAGAGCCCCGAATACATTAAAGTACATAACCGAAAAGTCCTCAATTTTTGACTTTTTATTAGGTTTGGGACTGCATTTTGAAACAAAAAGAGATTTTCACAAGTTCTCTTTAAATGACATTTATGATATCCTTCATGAATTCGTTGCTATTGCTCATCCTGATGATCTAATCTTAAAAGAGTTAATCACGATTGATTACTACTTGCACCACAAGGTAAAACCACAGACTCTTTATATCGATGAAATAGAAAGGAGTGAAAAAAGTAAACTCATTTCAGATAACAACTTAAATCATCACAAATACAGATATATTATTCTTCCAGTACATTTTGATTATCGAAAGTTTATCGACACAAATACCATTGAAAAAAGGAATACAAACATCATCATTCAATACGATGGCGTAAATAAATCGGAAGTGATTTATGAGATGATGGAGCTTAAAAAATAA
- a CDS encoding ferritin-like domain-containing protein → MKIQHPELIDLLKKAYSAEKAAAFAYQGHAGAVKNAEEKKAIRQIELDEWNHREEVLKIMEQYAIPVSRFYEFRFHVIGKIISGSCYVIGWFMPFYFAGRLESGNVCEYFRMMHMFHSIGIKEHDQVLYEMGIKEKEHEVYFLEQIKTNKMLPFFEWLFSWGNKKGMNDVDLEKKYSIEESKKYCKK, encoded by the coding sequence ATGAAAATTCAGCATCCTGAACTGATTGATTTATTGAAAAAAGCATACTCAGCTGAAAAAGCTGCAGCTTTCGCCTATCAAGGCCATGCTGGTGCAGTAAAAAATGCAGAAGAGAAAAAAGCAATCCGTCAGATTGAACTGGATGAATGGAATCACCGAGAAGAAGTTCTGAAAATTATGGAACAGTATGCAATCCCTGTTTCAAGATTTTACGAATTCCGATTTCATGTTATCGGGAAAATTATCTCTGGAAGCTGTTATGTAATTGGCTGGTTTATGCCCTTTTATTTTGCGGGTCGACTGGAAAGCGGTAATGTTTGCGAGTATTTCAGAATGATGCATATGTTTCATTCCATCGGAATTAAAGAACATGATCAAGTGCTTTACGAAATGGGAATAAAAGAAAAAGAACATGAAGTTTATTTTCTTGAGCAAATTAAAACAAACAAAATGCTTCCCTTTTTTGAATGGCTATTCTCCTGGGGAAATAAAAAAGGGATGAATGATGTAGATTTGGAAAAGAAATATTCGATTGAAGAATCAAAAAAATATTGTAAAAAATAA
- a CDS encoding 1-acyl-sn-glycerol-3-phosphate acyltransferase — protein sequence MAILYTFLRPFVYVSLNVYYRIDIKGLQNIPLNEPFVLAPNHSNGFVDPVLLPVYLRPKVRFFARGDVFKGKVAKWVLNQMNASPMYRMQEGYAEIKKNDKSFEECRRLLTSNKPLLIFPEGLCVQQRRVQPLKKGLSRIVFQTLESIDYSKDILVIPVGLNFQEAPRFRSKVFVDVGKPISIKSFEEKYKVDKVRAINEFTKLLEEKMKENAHHINAIENDGLVAEMEEVYTHQLLKDKKLDSSKLENHPIASSEIIDMVNVLDVKKPEVLVHLKGLLHSYTRLLKANNLRDHLLREESINKMNFGTFLLEYFIIYLGMPFYFIGLLLNYPPYYLAKKLADSKVKKNEFYASFRANLSLIFWTIYFIIQLLIVALVYRDWLLLGLFASTVILSGIFTIKFYPVMKKIFGRWRLLRMVRKDKKTVESMVNMRADVMKALADAKQLYLSLTTK from the coding sequence ATGGCAATACTCTATACCTTCCTTCGCCCTTTTGTATATGTTAGTTTGAATGTTTATTATCGGATAGATATTAAAGGCTTACAAAACATTCCCCTGAATGAACCTTTTGTTCTTGCTCCGAATCATTCAAATGGTTTTGTTGATCCGGTATTGTTGCCAGTGTACTTGCGTCCGAAAGTTCGTTTTTTTGCAAGAGGAGATGTTTTTAAAGGCAAAGTTGCGAAATGGGTTTTGAATCAAATGAATGCAAGTCCGATGTACCGCATGCAAGAAGGGTATGCCGAAATTAAAAAGAATGACAAATCATTTGAAGAATGTCGAAGATTGCTTACCTCAAATAAACCATTGTTGATTTTTCCTGAAGGGTTATGTGTTCAACAGCGCAGAGTTCAACCTTTAAAAAAAGGATTGTCGCGCATTGTTTTTCAAACATTAGAATCCATCGACTATTCCAAAGATATTCTGGTTATTCCGGTTGGACTTAATTTCCAGGAAGCACCTCGTTTTAGAAGTAAAGTTTTTGTTGATGTAGGGAAACCGATTTCAATTAAATCATTCGAGGAAAAATATAAAGTAGATAAAGTTCGAGCAATTAATGAGTTTACAAAGTTGCTGGAAGAAAAGATGAAGGAAAATGCCCATCACATCAATGCAATTGAAAATGATGGATTGGTTGCCGAAATGGAGGAAGTGTATACGCATCAATTGCTGAAAGACAAAAAACTCGACTCTTCAAAGTTGGAGAACCACCCGATTGCAAGCAGTGAAATTATTGATATGGTAAATGTGTTGGATGTAAAGAAACCGGAAGTGCTGGTGCATTTGAAGGGATTGTTGCACTCGTACACCAGATTGTTGAAGGCAAACAATCTTCGTGATCATTTGCTAAGAGAGGAGAGTATCAATAAAATGAATTTCGGAACATTTCTATTGGAGTATTTTATCATTTATCTTGGAATGCCTTTTTATTTTATTGGTTTGTTATTGAATTATCCGCCCTATTATTTGGCGAAAAAATTAGCCGATAGTAAAGTTAAGAAAAATGAATTTTATGCTTCGTTCAGAGCCAATCTTTCTCTGATTTTTTGGACGATTTATTTTATCATTCAATTGTTGATTGTTGCGCTTGTTTATAGAGATTGGTTGCTTCTGGGTCTTTTTGCTTCAACCGTAATTTTGAGCGGAATTTTTACAATCAAATTTTATCCGGTAATGAAAAAAATATTCGGGCGTTGGCGACTGTTGCGCATGGTGCGTAAGGATAAAAAAACAGTAGAATCAATGGTGAATATGCGTGCGGATGTGATGAAGGCATTGGCCGATGCGAAACAATTGTATCTTTCTTTAACAACTAAATAG
- a CDS encoding dihydroorotase → MKRTIIKNVNIVNEGKVFKGDVLIEGKYIKKISESEINDPADVLIDGTDQYLFPGCIDDQVHFREPGLTHKGEIYTEAKAAVAGGVTSYMEMPNTVPNVFTQELLEDKYKRASEVSLANYSFFMGASNDNLEEVLKTNPENVCGIKVFMGSSTGNMLVDKRETLEGLFSKCKMLIATHCEDEATIRHNMQVYKDKYGEDVPVEAHPVIRSEEACYKSSSLAVELAKKYNSRLHILHISTAKELELFENKTSLKQKRITAEACIHHLWFSDEDYKTKGNYIKWNPAVKKASDRDAILRAVLENKIDVIATDHAPHTIEEKEQKYFKAPSGGPLVQHALVAMIEMHKQGKITLERIAEKMAHAVADCFQIEKRGYIREGYFADLVLVDLNGSETVDKSNILYKCGWSPFEGVTFHSKVKYTFVSGHLVYENGYFNEETKGERLTFTR, encoded by the coding sequence ATGAAAAGAACAATAATAAAAAATGTCAACATCGTTAATGAAGGGAAAGTCTTTAAGGGCGATGTATTGATTGAAGGAAAGTACATTAAAAAAATTTCGGAGTCGGAAATAAATGATCCTGCAGATGTACTAATAGATGGTACTGATCAGTATTTGTTTCCGGGATGTATAGATGATCAGGTTCATTTTCGTGAGCCGGGTTTAACACATAAAGGTGAAATTTATACAGAGGCAAAAGCAGCTGTTGCAGGTGGTGTAACCTCTTATATGGAAATGCCAAACACGGTTCCGAACGTATTCACGCAGGAGTTACTTGAAGATAAATACAAACGTGCATCAGAGGTTTCGTTGGCGAACTACTCCTTTTTTATGGGCGCTTCTAACGATAACTTAGAAGAAGTGCTAAAAACAAATCCAGAAAATGTTTGTGGTATTAAAGTGTTCATGGGCTCTTCTACTGGAAATATGTTGGTAGATAAACGTGAAACATTGGAAGGTTTATTTTCCAAATGCAAGATGTTGATTGCAACGCATTGTGAAGATGAGGCAACAATCAGACATAATATGCAGGTATACAAAGATAAATATGGAGAAGATGTTCCTGTGGAGGCACATCCGGTCATTCGAAGTGAGGAGGCCTGCTACAAATCGTCTTCTTTGGCAGTTGAGTTAGCAAAGAAGTACAATTCAAGATTGCATATTTTGCACATTTCCACAGCAAAGGAATTGGAATTGTTTGAAAATAAAACATCACTAAAACAAAAAAGAATTACAGCAGAGGCCTGCATTCATCACCTTTGGTTTTCGGATGAAGATTATAAAACAAAAGGAAATTATATCAAGTGGAATCCGGCTGTGAAAAAAGCAAGCGACAGAGATGCAATCCTAAGAGCAGTATTAGAGAATAAAATTGATGTGATTGCAACTGACCATGCTCCTCATACAATTGAAGAGAAGGAACAAAAATATTTTAAAGCACCATCAGGTGGTCCGCTTGTTCAGCACGCTTTGGTTGCAATGATTGAAATGCACAAACAAGGAAAAATAACATTGGAACGTATTGCGGAGAAAATGGCACATGCTGTAGCAGATTGTTTTCAAATTGAGAAGCGTGGATATATTCGTGAAGGTTATTTTGCTGACTTAGTTTTGGTAGATTTAAATGGTAGTGAAACAGTTGACAAGTCGAATATTCTTTACAAGTGCGGTTGGTCGCCTTTTGAAGGGGTTACTTTTCACTCAAAAGTTAAATACACATTTGTCAGCGGCCACTTGGTTTATGAAAATGGATATTTTAATGAAGAAACAAAAGGTGAGCGTTTAACATTCACAAGATAA
- a CDS encoding polyprenol monophosphomannose synthase codes for MSDSLVIIPTYNEKENVERMIRKVFSLSVPFHLLIVDDGSPDGTADIVKRLMEEFSGRLFIEERKGKLGLGTAYIHGFKWALQRKYEYIFEMDCDFSHNPDDLIRLREAAVNGADVAIGSRYIEGGKIENWPKGRVLMSYYASVYVRMVLFVSIRDTTAGFKCYRRKVLERINFDDIKFVGYAFQIEMKYTAYKLGFKIVEVPITFTDRVEGASKMSKGIFKEAFWGVLQMRFKKIK; via the coding sequence GTGTCAGATAGTCTAGTTATCATACCAACCTACAACGAAAAGGAAAATGTTGAGCGAATGATTCGCAAAGTATTTTCCTTGTCTGTTCCGTTTCATTTATTAATTGTGGATGATGGTTCCCCGGATGGAACAGCAGATATTGTTAAGCGATTGATGGAAGAGTTTTCTGGTCGTTTATTTATTGAAGAACGGAAAGGCAAATTAGGGTTAGGAACAGCTTATATTCATGGATTTAAGTGGGCATTGCAAAGAAAATACGAATATATATTTGAAATGGATTGCGATTTTTCTCACAATCCCGATGATTTAATCCGCTTGCGTGAGGCCGCTGTTAATGGGGCGGATGTGGCAATCGGTTCCAGATACATTGAGGGTGGAAAAATTGAAAATTGGCCCAAAGGTCGAGTGTTGATGTCTTACTATGCTTCGGTTTACGTTCGCATGGTGTTGTTTGTTTCAATTCGCGATACTACAGCAGGATTCAAATGTTACAGAAGAAAAGTGTTGGAGCGTATTAATTTTGACGATATTAAATTTGTAGGTTATGCCTTTCAAATAGAAATGAAATATACTGCCTATAAATTAGGATTTAAAATTGTGGAAGTGCCGATTACTTTTACAGATAGAGTAGAAGGAGCTTCTAAAATGAGTAAAGGGATTTTCAAAGAAGCATTTTGGGGTGTTTTGCAAATGCGATTTAAAAAAATAAAATAG
- a CDS encoding T9SS type A sorting domain-containing protein: MKKLLLSLLSVSSILNLFSQEPLKYCGADELRISTLQKNPKIAEAVIKRDIELEAFTQKFVNDFYANRTSSATYIIPVVFHVIHNYGAENISDAQIKDGLDVLNKTFRKQLADTGSIVAAFKPLHADCDIEFRLAQLDPSGNCTSGINRIASSLTTVGDHSVKSLIQWPTNKYLNVYIVQNAAGLAGHCVWPADADSIPAWDGIVIAHDYVGTIGTSNYTRSVAFAHECGHYLNLQHIWGGNNVPGFYYYPCADPFKDCSIDDLVADTPPTIGWTSCNLSGASCLNPVDNVQNTMDYSYCNRMFTFGQKARMQACLNSPIAGRDNLWQTANLIATGVDTLPGPLCKAEFTSNKRVVCSGAGDVISFTNTSYNGSFTTIFWTFPGGTPSSSTLASPLVYYTSPGKYNVTLKVVNGSDTAEISKSNFISVLPTTGTVYPFSESFEATPSLDGLEWFSSSFDTINAWQLTNTAAVTGSTSVMLNNFNNTMNTKDELFSNIINLTGATSLNISFKYAYAKKDSSSNDRLQVYVTSNCNTTWIQRLNLVGTALETASITSSPFTPSSSSEWKQGVANIPGSYMTSNFRFKFVYTSSGGNNVYIDDINLDVNSGVEDLHSIENMFHLFPNPANEHVNVSFSLTHSKNLRLSIMNVFGQTILEKGKENYSMGEHIVSIDTKNIAPGMYFLKVADDETNFLKPLIILAQ; this comes from the coding sequence ATGAAAAAACTACTACTTTCTCTTTTGTCCGTTTCATCTATCTTAAATCTTTTTTCACAAGAACCGTTAAAATATTGTGGGGCAGATGAACTGCGAATTTCTACACTTCAGAAAAACCCTAAAATCGCGGAAGCTGTTATTAAACGTGATATTGAACTAGAGGCATTTACCCAAAAGTTTGTGAACGACTTCTATGCAAATAGAACAAGTTCCGCTACTTATATTATCCCCGTTGTATTCCATGTAATACATAACTACGGAGCAGAAAATATCAGCGATGCACAAATAAAAGACGGGCTGGATGTTTTAAATAAAACATTCAGAAAACAATTGGCTGATACCGGCTCCATCGTTGCTGCCTTTAAACCACTTCATGCCGATTGCGACATTGAATTTCGCTTGGCACAACTTGACCCCAGCGGAAACTGCACCAGTGGAATCAATCGAATTGCTTCCTCACTCACAACCGTTGGCGACCACTCCGTTAAATCATTAATCCAATGGCCAACGAATAAATATCTGAACGTTTATATTGTACAAAATGCGGCAGGTTTAGCGGGACACTGTGTATGGCCTGCTGATGCGGATTCGATACCGGCTTGGGATGGAATCGTTATTGCACACGACTACGTGGGAACCATCGGAACATCCAATTATACACGTTCGGTTGCATTTGCCCATGAATGCGGACACTATTTGAATCTACAGCACATCTGGGGAGGAAACAATGTCCCGGGCTTTTATTATTATCCCTGCGCAGATCCTTTTAAAGATTGCAGCATTGACGATTTAGTAGCAGACACACCACCAACAATCGGCTGGACGAGCTGTAATTTATCTGGTGCATCGTGCTTAAATCCTGTTGATAATGTTCAAAACACAATGGACTATTCTTATTGTAACCGCATGTTTACGTTCGGACAAAAAGCCCGTATGCAAGCCTGTCTCAACTCTCCCATTGCCGGAAGAGATAATTTATGGCAAACTGCCAACTTAATTGCAACCGGTGTTGATACACTCCCTGGACCTTTATGCAAAGCTGAATTTACAAGTAACAAAAGAGTAGTTTGTTCGGGTGCAGGCGATGTTATATCCTTCACCAACACTTCTTACAATGGTTCGTTTACAACTATCTTTTGGACATTCCCCGGAGGAACTCCTTCTTCATCGACACTCGCAAGCCCTTTAGTATATTACACCTCACCAGGAAAATACAATGTCACATTAAAAGTAGTGAATGGAAGTGATACAGCAGAAATTTCAAAATCGAATTTTATTTCTGTTTTGCCAACTACCGGTACTGTTTATCCTTTTTCGGAAAGCTTTGAAGCGACTCCTTCGTTAGATGGATTGGAATGGTTTTCAAGTAGCTTTGACACCATCAATGCTTGGCAACTGACAAACACAGCAGCTGTTACTGGATCAACATCGGTAATGCTTAACAACTTTAACAACACCATGAATACCAAAGATGAGTTGTTTAGCAATATTATTAACCTCACCGGAGCAACTTCACTGAACATCAGCTTTAAATATGCCTATGCTAAAAAAGATTCCAGTAGCAATGATCGACTGCAAGTGTATGTTACCAGCAATTGCAACACCACTTGGATTCAACGATTAAATTTAGTTGGAACAGCATTAGAAACAGCTTCAATAACAAGTTCTCCATTTACTCCTTCTTCATCTAGTGAATGGAAACAGGGTGTAGCGAACATCCCCGGATCTTATATGACATCTAACTTCCGTTTCAAATTTGTGTATACTTCCAGTGGTGGAAACAATGTTTATATCGATGATATAAATTTAGATGTGAATTCAGGAGTAGAAGATTTACATTCCATTGAAAATATGTTTCATCTGTTTCCAAATCCGGCTAATGAGCATGTAAACGTTTCGTTTTCATTAACACATTCGAAGAATCTAAGGCTTTCAATCATGAATGTATTCGGACAAACAATTTTAGAAAAAGGGAAAGAAAATTATTCAATGGGCGAACACATTGTTTCTATCGATACAAAAAACATTGCTCCTGGAATGTATTTCTTAAAAGTTGCAGATGACGAAACAAATTTTCTGAAACCGCTGATTATTCTTGCACAATAA
- the acs gene encoding acetate--CoA ligase, whose translation MTRISSIENYHQEYKRSVETPETFWAEQAETFFWKKKWDKVLDWNFKDPKIEWFVGGKLNITENCLDRHLATRGDQVAYYWEPNDINGNAVSFTYKQLHEQVCKFANVLKSNGAQKGDKICIYMPMVPELAIALLACARIGAVHSVVFGGFSAAALSGRIQDSDCKIVVTTDGAYRGAKDIPMKDTVDEALEICPSVNKVIVLEHTHSNIRVNPERDVFWKQEMEKVNGDCPAEPMDAEDMLFVLYTSGSTGKPKGVVHTCGGYMVYTQYTFENVFQYKDKEVYWCTADIGWITGHSYIVYAPLLAGATSVMFEGVPTYPDAGRFWNVIDKYKVNIFYTAPTAIRALEAAGLDFVKPYQLNSLRVLGSVGEPINEEAWNWYNENIGKGNCPIVDTWWQTETGGMLISPIAGITKTKPGFATLPLPGVQPILVDDKGNEIIGNGVEGNLCIKFPWPSIIRTTYGDHERCRTNYFATYPGLYFTGDGCKRDEDGYYRITGRVDDVMNVSGHRIGTAEVESAINMHADIVESAVVGYPHDIKGQGIYAYVICTNKNKDIDALRKEILAEVTKVIGPIAKPDKIQVVSGLPKTRSGKIMRRILRKVAEGDVSNLGDTSTLLDPSVVEEIKAGAIK comes from the coding sequence ATGACAAGAATCAGTTCCATCGAAAACTATCATCAAGAATATAAACGAAGTGTAGAAACACCTGAAACTTTTTGGGCAGAGCAAGCAGAAACATTTTTTTGGAAGAAGAAATGGGATAAAGTTTTGGATTGGAATTTTAAAGATCCGAAAATTGAATGGTTTGTGGGTGGTAAATTAAATATCACTGAGAATTGTTTAGACAGACATTTGGCAACACGCGGAGATCAGGTGGCTTATTATTGGGAACCAAATGACATAAATGGAAACGCTGTATCATTCACCTACAAACAGCTGCATGAGCAAGTGTGTAAATTTGCAAATGTATTGAAAAGTAATGGAGCTCAAAAAGGTGATAAAATTTGTATTTACATGCCAATGGTTCCTGAACTGGCCATCGCACTTTTAGCTTGTGCACGAATAGGTGCAGTACATTCCGTTGTATTTGGTGGCTTTTCCGCAGCTGCACTTTCAGGAAGGATTCAAGATAGTGATTGTAAAATTGTTGTTACAACTGATGGAGCCTATCGAGGAGCAAAAGATATTCCGATGAAAGATACTGTGGATGAAGCACTGGAAATTTGTCCTTCTGTGAATAAAGTCATTGTATTGGAACATACTCATTCGAACATCCGTGTAAATCCTGAACGTGATGTTTTTTGGAAACAAGAAATGGAAAAGGTGAATGGTGATTGTCCGGCTGAACCCATGGATGCGGAAGATATGTTGTTTGTTTTGTATACCTCCGGTTCCACCGGTAAACCAAAGGGCGTTGTCCATACGTGTGGTGGTTATATGGTATACACACAGTATACGTTTGAAAATGTGTTTCAATACAAAGATAAAGAAGTGTATTGGTGTACAGCAGATATTGGCTGGATTACGGGGCATTCTTATATTGTGTATGCTCCCTTGTTAGCAGGTGCAACATCCGTTATGTTTGAAGGTGTTCCAACGTATCCGGATGCAGGACGTTTTTGGAATGTGATTGATAAATACAAGGTGAATATTTTTTATACTGCTCCAACTGCAATCAGAGCTTTGGAAGCAGCAGGTTTGGATTTTGTAAAACCGTATCAATTAAATTCTCTTAGAGTATTGGGAAGTGTTGGTGAACCCATCAACGAAGAAGCTTGGAATTGGTACAACGAAAATATTGGGAAAGGGAATTGCCCAATTGTGGATACATGGTGGCAAACAGAAACGGGTGGAATGTTGATTTCTCCAATTGCAGGAATCACAAAAACAAAACCTGGTTTTGCAACTTTGCCTTTGCCTGGGGTGCAACCAATTTTAGTTGACGATAAAGGAAATGAAATTATTGGAAACGGTGTAGAAGGGAATTTATGTATTAAATTTCCTTGGCCTTCGATTATCAGAACAACATATGGTGATCATGAACGTTGCCGTACAAATTATTTTGCAACTTATCCTGGTTTATATTTCACAGGAGATGGTTGCAAACGCGATGAAGATGGATATTACCGGATTACCGGACGGGTGGATGATGTAATGAATGTGAGTGGGCATCGCATAGGAACGGCAGAAGTGGAGAGTGCAATTAATATGCATGCAGATATTGTGGAGAGTGCCGTGGTTGGTTACCCTCACGATATCAAAGGACAAGGGATTTATGCATATGTGATTTGTACAAATAAGAATAAAGATATAGATGCATTGCGAAAAGAAATTTTAGCTGAAGTCACCAAGGTTATTGGTCCGATTGCAAAACCTGACAAAATACAAGTAGTAAGTGGTTTGCCCAAAACACGTAGTGGCAAAATTATGCGAAGGATATTACGCAAGGTTGCAGAAGGAGATGTATCGAATTTAGGAGATACGTCTACGTTGCTTGATCCTTCAGTAGTTGAAGAGATAAAAGCGGGTGCAATAAAGTAA
- a CDS encoding bifunctional 3-deoxy-7-phosphoheptulonate synthase/chorismate mutase type II yields MKTTLNITPVCDWLEGAKRPLIIAGPCSAESEIQMITTAKGIAEINKKIIFRAGIWKPRTRPNSFEGVGGIGLEWMQAVKQETGLLTSTEVANAVHVEACLKAGVDILWIGARTTVNPFSVQEIADALKGVDIPVFVKNPMTPDLQLWLGALERINNAGITKIAAIHRGVYSYSNAAFRNDPRWEMAIALRTICPDLPIICDPSHICGNIDLIPYVSQKALDMDMHGLMIETHCMPQLALSDAKQQLNPNQLAGLLSKLVVRKSKSENVEFKNKLEELRESINKSDDELLQILMNRMQVAERIGMYKKENDVTILQANRWESLLNERLSNATMMGLSEEFVKALYILIHEESIRKQTEIMN; encoded by the coding sequence ATGAAAACAACCTTAAATATCACACCTGTCTGTGATTGGCTTGAAGGAGCGAAACGTCCTCTTATTATTGCCGGACCATGTAGTGCAGAGTCGGAAATTCAAATGATAACGACAGCAAAAGGGATTGCTGAGATTAATAAAAAAATAATTTTCAGGGCAGGTATCTGGAAACCACGTACACGTCCGAATTCCTTCGAAGGTGTTGGAGGTATTGGTTTGGAATGGATGCAAGCTGTGAAACAAGAAACCGGTTTGCTAACGTCAACCGAAGTTGCAAATGCCGTGCATGTGGAGGCATGTTTGAAAGCCGGAGTGGATATTCTTTGGATTGGGGCAAGAACCACAGTTAATCCGTTTTCTGTTCAGGAAATTGCTGATGCATTAAAAGGTGTTGATATTCCTGTTTTTGTAAAGAATCCGATGACTCCTGACTTGCAATTGTGGTTAGGTGCATTGGAGCGAATAAACAATGCCGGCATTACTAAAATCGCAGCGATTCACCGAGGTGTATATTCATATTCGAACGCTGCATTTCGAAATGACCCGAGATGGGAAATGGCTATAGCGTTGCGAACGATTTGCCCGGATTTGCCTATTATTTGTGACCCCAGTCATATTTGCGGAAATATTGATTTAATCCCATATGTTTCTCAAAAAGCTTTGGATATGGATATGCATGGGTTGATGATTGAAACGCATTGCATGCCACAATTGGCATTGAGCGATGCAAAGCAGCAACTGAATCCTAACCAATTAGCAGGTTTGTTAAGTAAATTGGTTGTGCGAAAATCAAAATCTGAAAATGTTGAGTTCAAAAATAAATTGGAAGAACTTCGTGAATCGATTAATAAATCAGATGATGAATTATTGCAGATTTTAATGAACAGGATGCAGGTCGCTGAAAGAATTGGAATGTATAAAAAAGAAAATGATGTAACCATATTACAAGCCAATCGTTGGGAAAGTTTATTAAACGAACGGTTGAGTAATGCAACGATGATGGGGTTGAGCGAAGAATTTGTTAAGGCATTATACATTTTGATTCATGAAGAATCAATCCGAAAACAAACTGAAATTATGAACTAA